GTTCAGGAACTTTATCTAAAAAAGTTAATTGGTAAACGGACATTCTTAGTAAATTTTTCACCCAGTTATCTGGTTCTTTATTTAAAAACGGGGCTAAGTAGTAATCGAGTGTGATTTTACGCTGGGTTGTTCCGTATACTAATTCCGTCAAAAGCCCTTTATCAAGTGGGTTTAACTTTTGTTTTTTTAGTGCATCATTAATTAATAAATGACTGTATGATTGATTGTTTTCGATTTTAATGATGAGTTCGAGTGCAATTGCACGAACTGTTTTTTGTTTTTTCATTTATTCACCAAACCTTGTCGTCTTGCTTAGATTTCTGCCAGCACCGGACATGAAAGCATGGATATCCATCTTCGGTTTTCCTGCTGGTTGGATTACTGTTGGTACGATAAGTGTGCCGTCACCAGTGATGATTTTCAGTGTGGCTTTATCGGTTAAAATCGCGCCGGGTTCGCCGGGCATTGTTGTCTCTTCGTATGTCGCTTCCCAGATTTTAAACGGTTTTTCTTCGAGGGTTGTATAAGCAACTGGCCAAGGAGATAGTCCGCGAATTTGATTAAAAATCGTCCGGCCTGGTTTTGTCCAATCGATTTTTTCTTGTTCTCTGGAAATGTTGCGCGCGAACGTTACTTTTTCTGGGTCTTGTGGAATAGCGGTAATTTTTCCTGCTAAAAAGTCTGGCAGTGTGTCCATTAATAATTCCGCGCCTAGTTCACTCAATTTATCGAACATCGTGCCGGTATTGTCTTCCTCTGTAATTGGAATTTTGCGTTGGCTAATCATATCCCCAGCATCCAATTTTTCTACCATGTACATAATCGTAACGCCTGTTTCTGTTTTTCCGTCAAGTAGCGCATAGTGAACAGGAGCACCACCGCGATATTCTGGCAAAAGGGACGCGTGGACATTGATTGCGCCGTGCTTTGGTGATTCAAGTAAACTATTTGGCAAAATTTGGCCGTATGCTGCTGTTACAAGCAAGTCTGCTTCAAGCCCAATAAGTTCTTCCAGTTCACTTGAGGTGC
This portion of the Listeria cossartiae subsp. cossartiae genome encodes:
- the fmt gene encoding methionyl-tRNA formyltransferase, with the protein product MTKIIFMGTPAFSVPVLEQLAGAYDVIAVVTQPDRPVGRKRVLTPPPVKKAALELNIPVYQPEKLRTSSELEELIGLEADLLVTAAYGQILPNSLLESPKHGAINVHASLLPEYRGGAPVHYALLDGKTETGVTIMYMVEKLDAGDMISQRKIPITEEDNTGTMFDKLSELGAELLMDTLPDFLAGKITAIPQDPEKVTFARNISREQEKIDWTKPGRTIFNQIRGLSPWPVAYTTLEEKPFKIWEATYEETTMPGEPGAILTDKATLKIITGDGTLIVPTVIQPAGKPKMDIHAFMSGAGRNLSKTTRFGE